In Elaeis guineensis isolate ETL-2024a chromosome 1, EG11, whole genome shotgun sequence, a genomic segment contains:
- the LOC105037939 gene encoding DNA repair protein XRCC2 homolog isoform X2, whose translation MEENPRGWIHGDETAKAMLSRILTERPFLFLPPLHRVPLRVGNVVEIAGPSPSAKSQILLHAAVNCILPEEWKGIRFGGLGRMVMYFDLDCRFDVLRLSQILKHRIMEAYRSTNNTYWKEKGEHQKNDAPTTHMYLCDDELFLDCMRRFLYIRCYNSFEFLAALKAMHSHSQRESEALGVSVHFLMIDSIGAFYWMDRACQPMPIGGSKRKNVSLQSLAEAVVQEICKLLQMQPVLVLATKATIFGAGTSGNDAQRAFGKWCSEGKMDSRTSSREGEKLMYREYMPSSWQSFVTHRVHLQALDEIISGGEYGTLLTYASQWVQPPLNIKDKFAIRDDGIFLIT comes from the exons ATGGAGGAAAACCCCCGAGGGTGGATCCATGGCGACGAGACCGCCAAGGCGATGCTCTCTAGGATTCTCACGGAGCGccccttcctcttcctccctcccctCCACCGCGTCCCCCTCCGCGTCGGCAACGTCGTCGAGATCGCCGGCCCTTCCCCCTCCGCCAAATCCCAAATCTTGTTGCAC GCCGCCGTCAACTGCATCCTTCCCGAGGAGTGGAAGGGGATCCGTTTTGGAGGGTTGGGGCGAATGGTGATGTACTTTGATCTGGATTGCCGCTTCGATGTGCTTCGGCTCTCCCAGATCTTGAAGCATCGTATAATGGAAGCTTACA GATCAACCAACAATACCTATTGGAAAGAAAAGGGAGAACATCAGAAGAATGATGCCCCGACTACACACATGTACCTATGTGATGATGAATTATTCTTAGATTGCATGAGACGCTTCTTGTATATCCGTTGTTACAACAGCTTTGAATTTTTGGCTGCTCTCAAG GCAATGCATTCTCACTCACAAAGGGAAAGTGAAGCTCTTGGTGTCAGTGTCCATTTCCTTATGATAGACAG CATTGGTGCTTTTTATTGGATGGATCGAGCTTGTCAACCCATGCCTATAGGTGGCAGTAAAAG GAAGAATGTATCCCTTCAAAGTTTGGCAGAAGCTGTTGTTCAAGAGATCTGCAAGCTCTTACAAATGCAACCTGTGTTGGTTTTAGCTACAAAAGCAACAATTTTTGGAGCTGGAACCTCAGGAAATGATGCACAGAG GGCATTTGGAAAATGGTGTTCAGAGGGGAAAATGGACTCGAGAACTTCAAGTAGGGAAGGGGAAAAGCTCATGTACCGTGAATACATGCCTTCATCATGGCAG TCATTTGTTACGCACAGGGTACACTTGCAAGCTTTAG ATGAAATTATATCTGGTGGGGAATATGGAACACTTCTTACGTATGCATCTCAATGGGTGCAGCCTCCATTGAATATAAAGGATAAATTTGCCATTAGAGAT GACGGTATCTTCTTGATAACATGA
- the LOC105037939 gene encoding DNA repair protein XRCC2 homolog isoform X3, translating into MEENPRGWIHGDETAKAMLSRILTERPFLFLPPLHRVPLRVGNVVEIAGPSPSAKSQILLHAAVNCILPEEWKGIRFGGLGRMVMYFDLDCRFDVLRLSQILKHRIMEAYRSTNNTYWKEKGEHQKNDAPTTHMYLCDDELFLDCMRRFLYIRCYNSFEFLAALKAMHSHSQRESEALGVSVHFLMIDSIGAFYWMDRACQPMPIGGSKRKNVSLQSLAEAVVQEICKLLQMQPVLVLATKATIFGAGTSGNDAQRLAHDVNLPILRSTSSTRAFGKWCSEGKMDSRTSSREGEKLMYREYMPSSWQMKLYLVGNMEHFLRMHLNGCSLH; encoded by the exons ATGGAGGAAAACCCCCGAGGGTGGATCCATGGCGACGAGACCGCCAAGGCGATGCTCTCTAGGATTCTCACGGAGCGccccttcctcttcctccctcccctCCACCGCGTCCCCCTCCGCGTCGGCAACGTCGTCGAGATCGCCGGCCCTTCCCCCTCCGCCAAATCCCAAATCTTGTTGCAC GCCGCCGTCAACTGCATCCTTCCCGAGGAGTGGAAGGGGATCCGTTTTGGAGGGTTGGGGCGAATGGTGATGTACTTTGATCTGGATTGCCGCTTCGATGTGCTTCGGCTCTCCCAGATCTTGAAGCATCGTATAATGGAAGCTTACA GATCAACCAACAATACCTATTGGAAAGAAAAGGGAGAACATCAGAAGAATGATGCCCCGACTACACACATGTACCTATGTGATGATGAATTATTCTTAGATTGCATGAGACGCTTCTTGTATATCCGTTGTTACAACAGCTTTGAATTTTTGGCTGCTCTCAAG GCAATGCATTCTCACTCACAAAGGGAAAGTGAAGCTCTTGGTGTCAGTGTCCATTTCCTTATGATAGACAG CATTGGTGCTTTTTATTGGATGGATCGAGCTTGTCAACCCATGCCTATAGGTGGCAGTAAAAG GAAGAATGTATCCCTTCAAAGTTTGGCAGAAGCTGTTGTTCAAGAGATCTGCAAGCTCTTACAAATGCAACCTGTGTTGGTTTTAGCTACAAAAGCAACAATTTTTGGAGCTGGAACCTCAGGAAATGATGCACAGAGGTTAGCTCATGATGTAAATTTGCCCATTTTGAGGTCCACTTCTAGTACTAG GGCATTTGGAAAATGGTGTTCAGAGGGGAAAATGGACTCGAGAACTTCAAGTAGGGAAGGGGAAAAGCTCATGTACCGTGAATACATGCCTTCATCATGGCAG ATGAAATTATATCTGGTGGGGAATATGGAACACTTCTTACGTATGCATCTCAATGGGTGCAGCCTCCATTGA
- the LOC105037939 gene encoding DNA repair protein XRCC2 homolog isoform X1, with protein MEENPRGWIHGDETAKAMLSRILTERPFLFLPPLHRVPLRVGNVVEIAGPSPSAKSQILLHAAVNCILPEEWKGIRFGGLGRMVMYFDLDCRFDVLRLSQILKHRIMEAYRSTNNTYWKEKGEHQKNDAPTTHMYLCDDELFLDCMRRFLYIRCYNSFEFLAALKAMHSHSQRESEALGVSVHFLMIDSIGAFYWMDRACQPMPIGGSKRKNVSLQSLAEAVVQEICKLLQMQPVLVLATKATIFGAGTSGNDAQRLAHDVNLPILRSTSSTRAFGKWCSEGKMDSRTSSREGEKLMYREYMPSSWQSFVTHRVHLQALDEIISGGEYGTLLTYASQWVQPPLNIKDKFAIRDDGIFLIT; from the exons ATGGAGGAAAACCCCCGAGGGTGGATCCATGGCGACGAGACCGCCAAGGCGATGCTCTCTAGGATTCTCACGGAGCGccccttcctcttcctccctcccctCCACCGCGTCCCCCTCCGCGTCGGCAACGTCGTCGAGATCGCCGGCCCTTCCCCCTCCGCCAAATCCCAAATCTTGTTGCAC GCCGCCGTCAACTGCATCCTTCCCGAGGAGTGGAAGGGGATCCGTTTTGGAGGGTTGGGGCGAATGGTGATGTACTTTGATCTGGATTGCCGCTTCGATGTGCTTCGGCTCTCCCAGATCTTGAAGCATCGTATAATGGAAGCTTACA GATCAACCAACAATACCTATTGGAAAGAAAAGGGAGAACATCAGAAGAATGATGCCCCGACTACACACATGTACCTATGTGATGATGAATTATTCTTAGATTGCATGAGACGCTTCTTGTATATCCGTTGTTACAACAGCTTTGAATTTTTGGCTGCTCTCAAG GCAATGCATTCTCACTCACAAAGGGAAAGTGAAGCTCTTGGTGTCAGTGTCCATTTCCTTATGATAGACAG CATTGGTGCTTTTTATTGGATGGATCGAGCTTGTCAACCCATGCCTATAGGTGGCAGTAAAAG GAAGAATGTATCCCTTCAAAGTTTGGCAGAAGCTGTTGTTCAAGAGATCTGCAAGCTCTTACAAATGCAACCTGTGTTGGTTTTAGCTACAAAAGCAACAATTTTTGGAGCTGGAACCTCAGGAAATGATGCACAGAGGTTAGCTCATGATGTAAATTTGCCCATTTTGAGGTCCACTTCTAGTACTAG GGCATTTGGAAAATGGTGTTCAGAGGGGAAAATGGACTCGAGAACTTCAAGTAGGGAAGGGGAAAAGCTCATGTACCGTGAATACATGCCTTCATCATGGCAG TCATTTGTTACGCACAGGGTACACTTGCAAGCTTTAG ATGAAATTATATCTGGTGGGGAATATGGAACACTTCTTACGTATGCATCTCAATGGGTGCAGCCTCCATTGAATATAAAGGATAAATTTGCCATTAGAGAT GACGGTATCTTCTTGATAACATGA
- the LOC105037966 gene encoding G-type lectin S-receptor-like serine/threonine-protein kinase At1g34300, which produces MELKMGFLFSSSPPALLLLLLLSLSSQLFLNGLPLAGAADIPLGATLTPSNSSSWTSDNRTFSLRFVPDPDNPSLFLAAVTYSGAIRVWTAVGADNTPAAVDSAASLQLRSDGDLRLTNGSGAVVWQSNTSGKGVTAAFLSETGKLILKNRRRSVWQSFDNSTDTILQTQNFTIGQTLKSGLYSFSLNNTGNLTLTWNDSVSYFNKGFTSSYTANKTLISPVLTLHTNGIVSLSDESLPGSVVIAYSSDYAESAVAMRFVRLDSDGNLRAYSVASGSITATSRWSAVADQCTDFGWCGNMGICSYNDTSPVCGCPSKNFEFVDPSDRRKGCKRRTEIEDCPGNSTMLQMDNTLFLTYPPEISTEQLFVGITACRLNCLLAASCAASTSVDDGSGYCYLKASNFVSGYQSPALPSTSFAKVCAPALPNQPQSG; this is translated from the coding sequence ATGGAGCTAAAAATGGGGTTTTTATTCTCCTCCTCCCCTCctgccctcctcctcctcctcttgctCTCGCTTTCCTCTCAGCTCTTCCTCAACGGCCTCCCTCTCGCTGGCGCCGCCGACATCCCCCTTGGCGCCACCCTCACCCCCTCCAACTCCTCCTCCTGGACCTCCGACAACCGGACATTCTCCCTCCGCTTCGTCCCCGATCCCGACAACCCCTCCCTTTTTCTCGCCGCCGTCACCTACTCCGGCGCCATCCGCGTCTGGACCGCCGTCGGCGCCGACAACACCCCCGCAGCGGTCGACTCCGCCGCCTCCCTCCAGCTCCGCTCCGACGGCGACCTCCGCCTCACCAACGGCTCCGGCGCCGTCGTCTGGCAGTCCAACACCTCCGGCAAGGGCGTCACCGCCGCCTTCCTCAGCGAGACCGGCAAGCTCATCCTCAAGAACCGCCGCCGCTCCGTCTGGCAAAGCTTCGACAACTCCACCGACACCATCCTCCAGACTCAAAATTTCACCATTGGCCAGACTCTGAAGTCCGGGCTCTACTCTTTTTCTCTTAATAATACCGGAAACCTCACGCTCACTTGGAACGACAGCGTTTCTTACTTCAATAAGGGATTCACTTCATCATATACCGCCAATAAAACCCTTATATCTCCGGTCTTGACCCTCCACACCAATGGAATTGTTTCCCTCTCCGATGAATCGCTCCCGGGTTCGGTGGTCATAGCTTACAGCAGCGATTATGCTGAGAGTGCCGTGGCGATGCGGTTCGTGAGGTTGGATTCCGATGGGAATCTGAGGGCCTACAGCGTTGCCAGCGGCAGCATCACCGCCACCTCTAGGTGGTCGGCGGTGGCGGACCAGTGCACGGACTTCGGCTGGTGCGGCAACATGGGAATTTGTAGCTACAACGATACATCCCCGGTCTGCGGCTGCCCGTCGAAGAATTTCGAGTTCGTCGACCCGAGCGATCGCCGGAAGGGGTGTAAGAGGAGGACTGAGATCGAAGATTGTCCTGGGAATTCTACCATGCTGCAAATGGATAATACTCTGTTCTTGACCTACCCGCCGGAGATCTCGACGGAGCAGCTCTTTGTGGGGATCACGGCATGCCGGTTGAACTGCCTTTTGGCCGCCTCTTGCGCGGCTTCCACCTCGGTTGACGATGGGTCTGGTTATTGCTACCTGAAGGCGTCGAATTTTGTCAGTGGGTATCAGTCTCCAGCTCTCCCGAGCACTTCATTCGCCAAGGTCTGTGCTCCGGCTCTTCCGAACCAGCCGCAATCCGGTTAG
- the LOC105037939 gene encoding DNA repair protein XRCC2 homolog isoform X4, which produces MEENPRGWIHGDETAKAMLSRILTERPFLFLPPLHRVPLRVGNVVEIAGPSPSAKSQILLHAAVNCILPEEWKGIRFGGLGRMVMYFDLDCRFDVLRLSQILKHRIMEAYRSTNNTYWKEKGEHQKNDAPTTHMYLCDDELFLDCMRRFLYIRCYNSFEFLAALKAMHSHSQRESEALGVSVHFLMIDSIGAFYWMDRACQPMPIGGSKRKNVSLQSLAEAVVQEICKLLQMQPVLVLATKATIFGAGTSGNDAQRLAHDVNLPILRSTSSTRAFGKWCSEGKMDSRTSSREGEKLMYREYMPSSWQSFVTHRVHLQALGL; this is translated from the exons ATGGAGGAAAACCCCCGAGGGTGGATCCATGGCGACGAGACCGCCAAGGCGATGCTCTCTAGGATTCTCACGGAGCGccccttcctcttcctccctcccctCCACCGCGTCCCCCTCCGCGTCGGCAACGTCGTCGAGATCGCCGGCCCTTCCCCCTCCGCCAAATCCCAAATCTTGTTGCAC GCCGCCGTCAACTGCATCCTTCCCGAGGAGTGGAAGGGGATCCGTTTTGGAGGGTTGGGGCGAATGGTGATGTACTTTGATCTGGATTGCCGCTTCGATGTGCTTCGGCTCTCCCAGATCTTGAAGCATCGTATAATGGAAGCTTACA GATCAACCAACAATACCTATTGGAAAGAAAAGGGAGAACATCAGAAGAATGATGCCCCGACTACACACATGTACCTATGTGATGATGAATTATTCTTAGATTGCATGAGACGCTTCTTGTATATCCGTTGTTACAACAGCTTTGAATTTTTGGCTGCTCTCAAG GCAATGCATTCTCACTCACAAAGGGAAAGTGAAGCTCTTGGTGTCAGTGTCCATTTCCTTATGATAGACAG CATTGGTGCTTTTTATTGGATGGATCGAGCTTGTCAACCCATGCCTATAGGTGGCAGTAAAAG GAAGAATGTATCCCTTCAAAGTTTGGCAGAAGCTGTTGTTCAAGAGATCTGCAAGCTCTTACAAATGCAACCTGTGTTGGTTTTAGCTACAAAAGCAACAATTTTTGGAGCTGGAACCTCAGGAAATGATGCACAGAGGTTAGCTCATGATGTAAATTTGCCCATTTTGAGGTCCACTTCTAGTACTAG GGCATTTGGAAAATGGTGTTCAGAGGGGAAAATGGACTCGAGAACTTCAAGTAGGGAAGGGGAAAAGCTCATGTACCGTGAATACATGCCTTCATCATGGCAG TCATTTGTTACGCACAGGGTACACTTGCAAGCTTTAGGTTTGTAA
- the LOC105037182 gene encoding ammonium transporter 3 member 1-like, with amino-acid sequence MSAAAPDWLNKGDNSWQLICATLVGLQSIPGLVILYGSIVKKKWAVNSAFMALYAFAAVWICWVSWAYNMSFGDQLFPIWGKAKPALGQKFLIKQAQLPATEHDYHNGTVETPMASPFFPMASMVYFHCVFAAISVILLGGSLLARMNILAWMAFVPLWLTFSYTVGAFSLWGGGFLFQWGVMDYAGGYVIHVSAGFAGLTAAYWVGPRAAKDRERFPPNNVLLTLTGAGLLWMGWTGFNGGDPFAANAVASMAVLNTHICTAMSILVWTCLDVIFFGKPSVIGAVQGMITGLVCITPAAGLVQGWAAIAMGVLAGSIPWFTMMVVHKRSKLLQNIDDTLGVFHTHAVAGFVGGLSTGLFAEPTLCSLFLPVTNSRGGFYGNPGGVQFLKQIVGALFIAGWNIAVTTIICLAIKFVIPLRMPEEQLLIGDDAVHGEEAYALWGDGEKYDSTKHGGWYSDDTQHHQAPSGVTQDV; translated from the exons ATGTCGGCGGCCGCCCCCGACTGGCTGAACAAAGGGGACAACTCATGGCAGCTCATCTGCGCCACCCTGGTGGGCCTCCAGAGCATCCCGGGCCTCGTAATCCTCTACGGCAGCATCGTCAAGAAGAAATGGGCCGTGAATTCCGCCTTCATGGCCCTCTACGCCTTCGCCGCCGTCTGGATCTGCTGGGTCTCCTGGGCCTACAACATGTCCTTCGGCGACCAGCTCTTCCCCATCTGGGGTAAAGCCAAGCCCGCCCTCGGCCAGAAGTTCCTCATCAAACAAGCCCAGCTCCCGGCGACCGAGCACGACTACCACAACGGAACCGTCGAGACCCCCATGGCCTCGCCCTTCTTTCCCATGGCCTCCATGGTCTACTTCCACTGCGTCTTCGCCGCCATCTCCGTCATCCTCCTCGGCGGCTCCCTCCTCGCCCGTATGAACATCTTGGCTTGGATGGCCTTCGTTCCCTTGTGGTTGACCTTCAGCTACACCGTCGGCGCCTTCTCCCTCTGGGGCGGCGGCTTCCTCTTCCAGTGGGGTGTCATGGACTACGCCGGCGGCTACGTCATCCACGTCTCCGCCGGGTTCGCTGGACTCACTGCCGCCTACTGG GTTGGGCCGAGGGCGGCGAAGGACAGAGAGAGGTTCCCGCCGAACAATGTGCTGCTGACGCTGACCGGAGCGGGGCTGCTGTGGATGGGGTGGACGGGGTTCAACGGCGGGGACCCCTTCGCGGCCAACGCCGTGGCGTCGATGGCGGTGTTGAACACCCACATCTGCACTGCGATGAGCATCCTTGTGTGGACGTGCCTCGACGTGATATTCTTCGGGAAGCCTTCGGTGATCGGAGCGGTGCAAGGCATGATCACTGGTCTTGTTTGCATTACCCCTGCTGCAG ggcTGGTCCAAGGGTGGGCAGCCATAGCCATGGGAGTCCTGGCCGGCAGCATCCCCTGGTTCACCATGATGGTCGTCCACAAGCGCTCGAAGCTCCTCCAGAACATCGACGACACCCTCGGCGTCTTCCACACCCACGCCGTCGCAGGATTCGTCGGCGGCCTCTCGACCGGTCTCTTCGCCGAGCCCACCCTCTGCTCCCTCTTCCTCCCCGTCACCAACTCCCGTGGTGGCTTCTACGGCAACCCCGGCGGTGTCCAGTTCCTCAAACAGATCGTCGGCGCTCTGTTCATCGCCGGGTGGAACATCGCCGTCACCACCATCATCTGTCTTGCCATCAAGTTTGTGATCCCGCTCCGCATGCCCGAGGAGCAGCTCCTCATCGGCGACGATGCGGTGCATGGAGAGGAGGCCTACGCTCTCTGGGGTGACGGGGAGAAGTATGACTCTACTAAGCATGGTGGGTGGTACTCCGATGACACCCAACACCATCAAGCTCCAAGTGGAGTCACGCAAGACGTTTAG
- the LOC105037939 gene encoding DNA repair protein XRCC2 homolog isoform X5, translated as MEENPRGWIHGDETAKAMLSRILTERPFLFLPPLHRVPLRVGNVVEIAGPSPSAKSQILLHAAVNCILPEEWKGIRFGGLGRMVMYFDLDCRFDVLRLSQILKHRIMEAYRSTNNTYWKEKGEHQKNDAPTTHMYLCDDELFLDCMRRFLYIRCYNSFEFLAALKAMHSHSQRESEALGVSVHFLMIDSIGAFYWMDRACQPMPIGGSKRKNVSLQSLAEAVVQEICKLLQMQPVLVLATKATIFGAGTSGNDAQRAFGKWCSEGKMDSRTSSREGEKLMYREYMPSSWQMKLYLVGNMEHFLRMHLNGCSLH; from the exons ATGGAGGAAAACCCCCGAGGGTGGATCCATGGCGACGAGACCGCCAAGGCGATGCTCTCTAGGATTCTCACGGAGCGccccttcctcttcctccctcccctCCACCGCGTCCCCCTCCGCGTCGGCAACGTCGTCGAGATCGCCGGCCCTTCCCCCTCCGCCAAATCCCAAATCTTGTTGCAC GCCGCCGTCAACTGCATCCTTCCCGAGGAGTGGAAGGGGATCCGTTTTGGAGGGTTGGGGCGAATGGTGATGTACTTTGATCTGGATTGCCGCTTCGATGTGCTTCGGCTCTCCCAGATCTTGAAGCATCGTATAATGGAAGCTTACA GATCAACCAACAATACCTATTGGAAAGAAAAGGGAGAACATCAGAAGAATGATGCCCCGACTACACACATGTACCTATGTGATGATGAATTATTCTTAGATTGCATGAGACGCTTCTTGTATATCCGTTGTTACAACAGCTTTGAATTTTTGGCTGCTCTCAAG GCAATGCATTCTCACTCACAAAGGGAAAGTGAAGCTCTTGGTGTCAGTGTCCATTTCCTTATGATAGACAG CATTGGTGCTTTTTATTGGATGGATCGAGCTTGTCAACCCATGCCTATAGGTGGCAGTAAAAG GAAGAATGTATCCCTTCAAAGTTTGGCAGAAGCTGTTGTTCAAGAGATCTGCAAGCTCTTACAAATGCAACCTGTGTTGGTTTTAGCTACAAAAGCAACAATTTTTGGAGCTGGAACCTCAGGAAATGATGCACAGAG GGCATTTGGAAAATGGTGTTCAGAGGGGAAAATGGACTCGAGAACTTCAAGTAGGGAAGGGGAAAAGCTCATGTACCGTGAATACATGCCTTCATCATGGCAG ATGAAATTATATCTGGTGGGGAATATGGAACACTTCTTACGTATGCATCTCAATGGGTGCAGCCTCCATTGA